CACGGAAAAATCCTTTTCCGTGTCCGAAAAAACCGGAATCTTCAAAAAGTTAGGTATTTTAAAACGCATTCTGTTGGCTTAAATCGGGCTCCTATTTGATTCACGGCGTCGGGATTGCAAAGCCTGATTTGAAATAAAAATTATTTTTTTCCGGACCGTTTTAGCGGCACACATCCCTTCGAGTTCGGCCGCGTCGATCGGTCAGACTCCGGTCTCGAAAAAGTAAATTCGATTTTTTGAATATTCTTCGTTTCGGTTCGCGGATATAATTCCGAATTCCCTTCCGCCCTCGCTTTCAATACCTTGTTTAAGAATCGAAGCCCTGATTGTAAGACGGAATTCTTCTTTGTTTTCCCCGGAACGAACCTTCTTTATTTTGACATAAAAACAACAAAAGGGCCAAAAGAAACGGTTCGGACGGGTTCCCATGATATTTTACTCGTCATTCGTTCCAGCCTTGAAACGCGATTTCAGGACATTTTGAATTTTAATTTGACTTGGATTTTTTTTTATCAATTTATTGAGTCCTTCATTCTAGATAAGAACATCTTGAATTCGGCGCCTATGTCATCCCTTTTGGAACAAGAACTTTACCAATGGATCCGTGCAGATCTCGATGTCTTTCGATTCATGCAAAACCGTGCGATCGAAGGACTTTGGATTTTCAATTTGGAATCTCCGGGTGACGTTTGGTACAATCCGAAATTTCTTTCCACGATGGGTTTCCATCAATCAGAAATCGAAGAATGGAAAAACCACCGAGTCTTGATTCCCGACGCAACCGTCCAAAGATTCCGAACATTCGCGGAGAAGTCGATAAACGGCGGAACTGCGGAAGAAGATGCCGTTCTTTCCTTCGACGCAAAAGACGGGATCAGAAATTTCAATTCCCATCTAAAACTCATTCTGAACGAGAATGGAATTCCGATTCGATTGTTAGGTGGAATCGCATCCGCCCATCGCAATTCCGACAAAAACGGCCTTCCCTCGGGTCCGTTAGAAAATCCTCTCAGCGAGATCCTTAACAGTCTTCCCTCTTTGATCGCATACTGGGATAAGGATCTGATCAATCGGTTTTCAAACGAAGCGTATTATCATTGGTTCGGAATCAAACCTCGGGACTTACTCGGAAAAACGTTAAAGGACCTTCTCGGGGAAAAACTATATTCGGAAAATATTCCGTATATCGAAGGCGCATTGCGCGGCGAAGAACAGAGATTTGAACGAAAGATCTTTATGCCCGACGGTAAATCGTATAAGGATACTCTTGCGCACTATATACCGAACGTACAAAACGGAACCCGCAACGGTTTTTACGTAATCGTAAACGATATAACCCCGATCAAAGAAACGACCGAACTTCTTCGCAAGAGCGACATTGAATTGAATACGTTATTCGAAGCGCTTCCGGTCGGCGTGACGTTGATCGACAAAAACAATAATATCGTCAAAATCAATCCGATGCTCGAAAAGATTCTCGATCTTAGCAAAGAAGAACTTAAGAACGGTCTTCATAAAAATAGAACGTACGTAAACGCGGACGGACGTCCCTTGGCAACCAAAGACCTGCCGAGTCAACGCGCAAAACAGGAGAGAACAATCGTAAAAGATACCGTTGGAATCATCAGAGAAGACGGTTCGACAATCTGGACTAAAGTAACTGCGCTTCCCGTGGATCTACCCGATTATTCGGTGATGGTGATCACCCATGATATTACGGAAAGCAAGAATTTCGAAAGCGAGTTGATTCAGGCGAAGGCGCTTCTCGAACAAACGAGCAAACTCGTACGGATCGGAGCGTGGGACGCGGACTTGACGACCGGATTCGGAACTTGGTCGATGGTGACCAAAGAAATGCACGAGGTCGAACCGGATTACATCCCCTCGATTCAAACCGGTCTTCAATTCATAAAAGAAGGAGAAAGCCGGAACAAGGTCACCGAAGCCGTCAATCGGCTCGTTCACGACGGAACTCCATACGACATCGAAATGCAGCTCGTGACGGCAAAGGGCAACGAACTCTGGGTTCGTTCCGTGGCGAACGCGGAATTCGAAAACGGCGTCTGTAAACGAATCTACGGCGCGTTATACGACATCGATCAACGCAAGAAAATGGAGATAGAACTTTTCAAGGAACGATCCAGACTTCTCGCGTTTGTGGAGCACGCGCCGGCCGCCGTAGCCATGTTCGACACGGAAATCAAATACATTGCCGTCAGCGAACGGTGGTTAGTCGAATATCATCTCCGGGGAAAGTCGATCATAGGATTATCGCACTACGAAGTGTTTCCGAACATATCCGAAGAATGGAAGGCGATTCACCAGCGGTGTTTAAAAGGTGAAATTCTGAAAAACGAAGAGGACGTATGGAGACCGGCGGGTTGGGACCACGATCAATATCTGCGCTGGGAAGTACGGCCTTGGTATCAACTCGACGGGTCCGTGGGCGGGATTATGATGTTTACGCAGGACATCACGGAAAGTTGTCTTCAAAGAGAAGAATTAAAACGATCCAAAGCGATCGCGGAACGCGCCAACGTAGCCAAGTCGGAATTTCTGGCGAACATGAGCCACGAGATCCGGACTCCTCTCAACGGAATCATAGGTTTTTCGGATCTTCTACTGAGAACTCCTTTGGATTCGACCCAACATCAATATATGAGCACGGTTTTCCAATCGGCAAACTCCCTGCTCGAGATCATCAACGATATATTAGATTTTTCTAAAATTGAAGCCGGAAAACTCGAACTCGCCTATGTGCCCACCGACATTCTCGAACTGGGAAGTCAGATCATCAACATGATCAAATTCCAGGCGCATAAAAAGGATCTGGAGGTTCTGGTCAACATTTCTCCTTCGGTACCGAAGCTCGTCAGTGCGGATAGCGTTCGTTTGAAACAGATCATCGTAAATCTGATCGGTAATGCCGTGAAATTCACGGAAGAAGGCGAGATAGAATTCAAAATAGAAACGATGGAACGAACGTCCGAAAATCTCGTCGTTCTTCGGTTCTCGGTAAGAGATACCGGAATCGGAATCGCTCCCGAAAATCGAAAGCGTATCTTCGACGCGTTCTCTCAGGAAGACGCCTCGACTACAAGAAGATTCGGCGGAACAGGCCTCGGACTTACGATTTCCAGTCAGCTTCTCTCGATGATGGGAAGCAAACTTTATCTTGAAAGCGAATTAGGAAAAGGGAGCACATTCTATTTCGATCTTAACGCGGAAGTAATCGCAAATCAAATGGAAGAATGGCCCAAAACCGAATCCATCCGAAACCTGCTCG
This sequence is a window from Leptospira yasudae. Protein-coding genes within it:
- a CDS encoding PAS domain-containing hybrid sensor histidine kinase/response regulator, which translates into the protein MQNRAIEGLWIFNLESPGDVWYNPKFLSTMGFHQSEIEEWKNHRVLIPDATVQRFRTFAEKSINGGTAEEDAVLSFDAKDGIRNFNSHLKLILNENGIPIRLLGGIASAHRNSDKNGLPSGPLENPLSEILNSLPSLIAYWDKDLINRFSNEAYYHWFGIKPRDLLGKTLKDLLGEKLYSENIPYIEGALRGEEQRFERKIFMPDGKSYKDTLAHYIPNVQNGTRNGFYVIVNDITPIKETTELLRKSDIELNTLFEALPVGVTLIDKNNNIVKINPMLEKILDLSKEELKNGLHKNRTYVNADGRPLATKDLPSQRAKQERTIVKDTVGIIREDGSTIWTKVTALPVDLPDYSVMVITHDITESKNFESELIQAKALLEQTSKLVRIGAWDADLTTGFGTWSMVTKEMHEVEPDYIPSIQTGLQFIKEGESRNKVTEAVNRLVHDGTPYDIEMQLVTAKGNELWVRSVANAEFENGVCKRIYGALYDIDQRKKMEIELFKERSRLLAFVEHAPAAVAMFDTEIKYIAVSERWLVEYHLRGKSIIGLSHYEVFPNISEEWKAIHQRCLKGEILKNEEDVWRPAGWDHDQYLRWEVRPWYQLDGSVGGIMMFTQDITESCLQREELKRSKAIAERANVAKSEFLANMSHEIRTPLNGIIGFSDLLLRTPLDSTQHQYMSTVFQSANSLLEIINDILDFSKIEAGKLELAYVPTDILELGSQIINMIKFQAHKKDLEVLVNISPSVPKLVSADSVRLKQIIVNLIGNAVKFTEEGEIEFKIETMERTSENLVVLRFSVRDTGIGIAPENRKRIFDAFSQEDASTTRRFGGTGLGLTISSQLLSMMGSKLYLESELGKGSTFYFDLNAEVIANQMEEWPKTESIRNLLVVDDNDNNRKILEDMLQLRNIPCECVKSGTEVIERLSTGKRYDIILMDYHMPFMDGLETAQIVREKLRISPEEQPIVLLSSASDDSDTIEESQKSGIQEVITKPIYIRQLYDLLGRSQILQKPSVTAKPNEKGEQTPSLQKLAKILIAEDNPVNMLLTKSIVARILPSAKIIEAKNGLEAVEQNLRWIPDLVFMDIQMPDLNGYEATKAIRGLEMGRRVPIIALTAGIVTGEREKCIEAGMDDYVSKPAVQADFTKVILKWLA